From a single Agrobacterium tumefaciens genomic region:
- the ubiA gene encoding 4-hydroxybenzoate octaprenyltransferase, whose protein sequence is MVHHSDLSDRVSDAPSNNWVYRILPRSLWPYAQLARWDRPIGWQLLMWPCFWSAALAANAATVSGGFSWGTLIWHLALFFIGSVAMRGAGCTYNDLADHKIDMAVARTRSRPLPSGRVTRLQAKIFIVLQALAGFVVLLQFNSFAIATGIFSLIFVAIYPFAKRFTNWPQFFLGLAFSWGALMGWAGQFGSIAWPVVLLYVASIAWTIGYDTIYAHQDKEDDTAVGIGSTALLFGENTHRWLVFLYGTALVMIALSFWGAGVNVIAYSGLAAAAIMLFRQVWVLDIDDVEQCLVLFKSNNRVGVMIFAGLILPLLLV, encoded by the coding sequence ATGGTTCACCACAGCGATTTGTCAGACCGCGTTTCCGACGCGCCATCCAACAACTGGGTCTATCGGATTTTGCCGAGGTCCCTCTGGCCCTATGCGCAATTGGCACGGTGGGATCGCCCCATCGGCTGGCAATTGTTGATGTGGCCGTGTTTCTGGTCCGCCGCCCTTGCGGCCAATGCCGCGACGGTGAGTGGCGGCTTTTCCTGGGGCACGCTGATCTGGCATCTGGCGCTGTTTTTCATCGGATCGGTGGCGATGCGCGGTGCGGGCTGCACCTATAATGATCTGGCCGACCACAAGATCGACATGGCCGTGGCGCGCACCCGCTCCCGTCCGTTGCCATCCGGCCGCGTAACCCGGCTGCAGGCCAAGATATTCATCGTGTTGCAGGCGCTTGCCGGATTTGTGGTGCTTTTGCAGTTCAACAGCTTCGCAATCGCGACAGGCATCTTCTCGCTGATCTTCGTAGCGATCTATCCTTTTGCCAAGCGCTTCACCAACTGGCCGCAATTTTTTCTCGGCCTTGCCTTTTCCTGGGGCGCGTTGATGGGCTGGGCCGGGCAGTTCGGCTCCATCGCCTGGCCGGTTGTCCTGCTTTATGTCGCCTCCATCGCCTGGACGATCGGTTATGATACAATCTACGCCCATCAGGACAAGGAAGACGACACGGCGGTAGGCATCGGTTCCACCGCCCTGCTGTTTGGAGAAAACACACATCGCTGGCTGGTTTTTCTTTATGGCACAGCCCTTGTCATGATTGCTCTCTCTTTCTGGGGTGCGGGTGTTAACGTCATTGCCTATAGCGGCCTTGCCGCCGCAGCCATCATGCTGTTCCGGCAGGTCTGGGTTCTGGATATCGACGACGTCGAGCAATGCCTCGTATTGTTCAAATCCAACAACCGCGTCGGTGTGATGATTTTCGCGGGCCTCATTCTGCCGCTTCTGCTGGTGTGA
- a CDS encoding DUF6101 family protein, with protein sequence MTKTVLKPDWAVATLRLDPARFPQQVTYGKGNGATDVAVTLDERGAVLRKVLSSSGLPLSFALPARAFKGVAARAIDHGDGQVTVTLELHHDDPDLCVPLLVAHDLCDIAADWRSWSEAYRIPMLMVEADGVARPLEEHLGKVRTQNTRPRRRHSYFADRRPRFLVRRSTGSLGMSMKIEGKEIIARS encoded by the coding sequence ATGACCAAGACCGTTCTGAAGCCCGACTGGGCCGTTGCCACACTCAGACTCGACCCGGCACGTTTTCCGCAACAGGTCACCTATGGAAAAGGCAACGGCGCGACCGACGTCGCCGTAACGCTCGATGAACGGGGCGCCGTTCTGAGAAAGGTTCTTTCCTCTTCCGGCCTGCCTTTGTCTTTCGCCCTGCCAGCCCGCGCCTTCAAGGGTGTCGCCGCCCGCGCCATCGACCATGGCGACGGCCAGGTGACCGTGACGCTGGAACTTCACCATGATGATCCGGATCTCTGCGTTCCGCTGCTGGTCGCCCACGATCTCTGCGATATCGCCGCCGACTGGCGCAGCTGGTCCGAAGCCTACCGCATTCCCATGCTGATGGTGGAAGCCGATGGCGTTGCCCGCCCGCTGGAAGAACATCTCGGCAAGGTGCGCACCCAGAATACCCGCCCGCGCCGCCGCCATTCCTATTTCGCGGATCGCCGCCCGCGCTTCCTCGTTCGCCGCTCCACCGGTTCTCTCGGCATGAGCATGAAGATCGAGGGCAAGGAAATCATCGCCCGCAGCTGA
- a CDS encoding SAM-dependent methyltransferase → MASSLHVLLEKIIKIGDLAVHSPQGSRTFGDGTGKRVVLNFTDEAAMQEIAADPALKLAEIYMEGRMTIAEGDIYDFLALVKGNTLSEALSFGMVWRGMARIIAARIKMHLPVNHNKSNVAHHYDLSAKLFDLFLDEDWQYSCAYFNPPGISLYEAQVAKKRHIAAKLMTEPGQSVLEIGSGWGGMAMYIAESAGADVTGITLSEEQLRVSRDRAAKRGIAGNVRFELQDYRYLPASKKYDRIVSVGMFEHVGPTHYRDYFDKVAEVLDDKGVMVLHSIGQPYPALATNPFIEKYIFPGGYIPSLAEVLPAIQKSGLLVKDIEILPMHYAHTLRHWRERFVARKAEAIALYDERFFRMWEFYLAGSEMAFTHENFHIFQIQLAKDRDAVPHNRDYIAQNEAKLLEFEKTRSPLEKVTF, encoded by the coding sequence ATGGCGTCGTCTCTGCATGTTCTTCTCGAAAAGATAATCAAGATCGGTGATCTTGCCGTTCACAGCCCGCAGGGCAGCCGCACATTTGGTGACGGCACTGGAAAACGGGTTGTTCTGAATTTCACCGACGAAGCTGCCATGCAGGAGATCGCCGCCGATCCTGCATTGAAACTCGCCGAAATTTATATGGAAGGCCGTATGACCATCGCCGAGGGCGATATTTACGACTTTCTGGCGCTGGTCAAAGGCAATACGCTGAGCGAGGCGTTGTCCTTTGGCATGGTCTGGCGCGGCATGGCGCGCATCATCGCCGCCCGCATCAAGATGCATCTGCCGGTCAATCACAACAAGAGCAACGTCGCCCACCACTATGATCTGAGCGCCAAGCTGTTCGACCTCTTCCTCGATGAGGACTGGCAATATTCCTGTGCCTATTTCAACCCGCCTGGTATCAGCCTTTATGAGGCGCAGGTTGCCAAAAAACGGCATATTGCTGCCAAGCTGATGACCGAGCCGGGCCAGAGCGTGCTGGAGATTGGCTCCGGTTGGGGCGGCATGGCGATGTATATCGCCGAAAGCGCCGGTGCCGATGTGACGGGCATCACGCTCAGCGAGGAACAGCTGCGTGTTTCCCGCGACCGGGCGGCAAAACGCGGTATTGCCGGCAATGTCCGTTTCGAATTGCAGGATTACCGCTACCTTCCGGCCTCGAAGAAATATGATCGTATCGTCTCCGTCGGCATGTTCGAACATGTCGGGCCGACGCATTATCGCGATTATTTCGACAAGGTGGCGGAGGTGCTCGACGATAAGGGCGTGATGGTACTGCATTCCATCGGCCAGCCCTATCCGGCACTGGCGACTAATCCCTTCATAGAAAAATATATTTTCCCCGGCGGATATATTCCCTCGCTTGCCGAAGTGCTGCCGGCGATCCAGAAGTCCGGGCTGCTGGTGAAGGATATCGAAATCCTGCCCATGCATTACGCCCATACGCTCCGGCACTGGCGTGAACGTTTCGTGGCGCGCAAGGCCGAAGCGATCGCACTTTACGACGAGCGCTTCTTCCGCATGTGGGAATTTTATCTGGCGGGGTCCGAAATGGCCTTCACCCATGAAAATTTCCATATCTTCCAGATCCAGCTCGCCAAGGATCGCGATGCCGTTCCGCATAATCGCGATTACATTGCGCAGAACGAGGCGAAGCTGCTGGAGTTTGAAAAGACCCGTTCACCGCTGGAGAAGGTGACGTTCTGA
- a CDS encoding MipA/OmpV family protein has translation MFKPSAAVAACVLSLFAVGNAHAEGWFSGDWYLKLGGAGFTAPKYQGDNKNEFGFSPIISLGRQGQGARFTSRNDSASISLLDNGPISMGLAGKLVSPRDEGDSSDLKGMTRIKRGGELGGFAEAYPTDWLRVRGEVRQGIRSHSGVVGDVSVDAFTDIAPGIQISAGPRATWVSSKYNERYYGVSAAQTAAGAPSPYSPGGGLHSAGIGAAITWKVTENAEVGSFAEYRRLTGDAADSSLVRERGSKNQFIIGVQASYKFNFSLP, from the coding sequence ATGTTCAAGCCATCAGCGGCAGTCGCCGCCTGTGTCCTGTCGCTTTTTGCCGTGGGCAATGCCCATGCCGAAGGCTGGTTTTCCGGCGACTGGTATCTGAAGCTCGGCGGCGCCGGTTTCACTGCGCCGAAATATCAGGGCGACAACAAGAACGAATTCGGCTTCTCGCCCATTATTTCGCTCGGACGTCAGGGGCAGGGCGCGCGTTTCACCTCGCGCAATGACAGCGCCTCGATCTCGCTTCTGGATAACGGTCCGATCAGCATGGGTCTGGCCGGCAAGCTCGTATCCCCGCGTGACGAAGGCGATTCTTCCGATCTGAAGGGCATGACCCGCATCAAGCGCGGTGGCGAGCTTGGTGGTTTCGCCGAGGCCTATCCGACCGACTGGCTGCGCGTGCGCGGCGAAGTTCGTCAGGGCATCCGCAGCCACAGCGGCGTGGTTGGTGACGTCTCCGTCGATGCCTTTACCGATATCGCCCCCGGCATCCAGATTTCCGCTGGCCCGCGCGCCACATGGGTCAGCAGCAAATACAATGAGCGCTATTACGGCGTGAGCGCGGCGCAGACAGCCGCCGGCGCACCTTCGCCCTATAGCCCGGGCGGCGGCCTGCATTCCGCCGGTATCGGTGCCGCCATCACCTGGAAAGTCACCGAAAACGCCGAAGTCGGTTCCTTCGCGGAATATCGCCGTCTGACGGGCGACGCCGCCGACAGTTCGCTGGTGCGCGAGCGTGGTTCGAAGAACCAGTTCATCATCGGTGTTCAGGCAAGCTACAAATTCAATTTCTCGCTGCCCTGA